The proteins below come from a single bacterium genomic window:
- a CDS encoding GDSL-type esterase/lipase family protein: MTNELFDDESVAVVLNQANWRVVGSLLDEEVDFIHRPAHLNWMHTHTESHPAREVLFALKGQGIYGYKNNVYPCSPGTVFFFNSYESHDQFYPPTCPDMIHLWLGLFERDVVAKILSVKGGVIKVTGSPLVLNDAPTARLLATTWDELLNPSALPPPLMRAKLLASLSALLLRIVEWGHGEIVKHKESNFQNQVIETICRHVAQTAGRDVPLCEAARLSGYSKFHFLRLFKQETGQTFHDYVNECRLKKVTAMLQERRTKIEISETLGFTHPSTFIRWMKAQKNIMDIKPGTPAQNPGFSNLVAFGDSITRGYANPPGAGWVELLPELMKKNGNNKAINVFNAGGNGNTSTEGLKRIEADVLAHMPGLVLVEFGGNDSVHDARAVSVDDFERNLTVICEKVRAKGGEIILVTFPPVVNEWHSTRADPFYAKWGGLDKCVEQYRQRTRAVAQRLNCPLFDMDKLLRPLTSGKNRATYLNKDGIHLTPQSNKLVASAFFKFLIDNGKLDH; this comes from the coding sequence ATGACTAACGAATTATTTGACGATGAGTCAGTTGCGGTCGTCCTGAATCAGGCGAACTGGCGCGTAGTCGGTTCATTGCTTGACGAGGAAGTGGACTTCATCCACCGACCCGCCCACTTGAATTGGATGCATACCCATACGGAAAGTCACCCGGCACGCGAGGTGCTCTTCGCCTTGAAAGGACAGGGCATCTATGGTTATAAAAACAACGTTTACCCCTGCTCCCCCGGCACGGTGTTTTTTTTCAATTCTTACGAATCGCATGATCAATTTTATCCGCCGACCTGCCCGGACATGATTCATTTATGGCTTGGCCTGTTTGAACGTGATGTAGTCGCAAAAATCCTGAGTGTAAAAGGCGGGGTTATTAAAGTTACCGGAAGCCCCCTTGTCCTTAACGATGCCCCTACGGCGCGTCTGCTCGCCACAACCTGGGACGAACTATTAAATCCCTCAGCATTACCACCCCCCTTGATGCGCGCGAAGCTGCTGGCATCGCTTTCGGCACTGTTACTACGCATCGTGGAATGGGGACACGGGGAAATCGTTAAACATAAAGAATCCAATTTCCAGAACCAAGTCATTGAAACGATCTGCCGCCACGTAGCCCAAACGGCCGGCCGGGATGTCCCGCTCTGCGAAGCCGCCCGGCTTTCCGGTTACAGCAAATTCCACTTCCTCCGTCTCTTCAAGCAGGAAACCGGCCAGACCTTCCATGACTATGTCAACGAATGCCGCCTCAAGAAGGTCACCGCCATGCTGCAAGAACGACGGACCAAAATCGAGATCTCCGAAACGCTCGGATTTACCCATCCTTCGACTTTTATCCGTTGGATGAAAGCGCAGAAAAATATTATGGACATCAAGCCGGGTACGCCCGCCCAGAATCCTGGATTTTCCAATCTGGTGGCATTTGGCGATTCCATCACCCGCGGCTACGCCAATCCACCGGGCGCAGGCTGGGTTGAACTGCTACCGGAATTGATGAAGAAAAATGGCAATAATAAAGCCATTAACGTATTCAATGCCGGCGGCAACGGGAATACCTCGACCGAGGGCCTGAAGCGGATCGAAGCCGATGTGTTGGCGCATATGCCCGGACTGGTGCTGGTGGAATTTGGCGGCAATGATTCGGTTCATGATGCCCGGGCCGTGAGCGTGGATGATTTTGAACGCAACCTGACCGTCATCTGCGAAAAAGTCAGGGCGAAAGGAGGCGAAATCATATTGGTCACGTTTCCCCCCGTTGTCAATGAGTGGCATTCTACGCGGGCGGATCCCTTCTACGCCAAATGGGGTGGACTCGATAAGTGTGTCGAACAATACCGCCAACGGACACGCGCCGTTGCCCAGCGCCTGAATTGCCCTCTTTTCGACATGGATAAGCTTCTCAGGCCATTGACCTCAGGCAAAAACCGCGCTACCTACCTCAATAAGGATGGCATTCATCTCACCCCTCAGTCCAACAAGTTGGTGGCTTCGGCTTTTTTTAAATTCCTTATCGACAACGGCAAGCTGGATCATTGA
- a CDS encoding sugar phosphate isomerase/epimerase, with the protein MNSKAKLAYATWPWGLETKQQLIQAVTDMNAVGFRSFESVCHTVALFKDDVNEFKAITEGNGVRAVSFYFFQLGNIEDDVRQVQESLDFLAACNIKRMSIQVTWKKDGGATEPELKGVLEYLDRVGKLCKPYGILPCLHPHANTMVMYENEIDYVMQRVDPALIWFGPDSAHLTVGKCDAVEIFKRYADRIRFVHLKDVKKNKQAAGDDGKQGFEVYSNFLELGEGEVDIPGCLKVLEGVGYDGYLTIELDSSRFGNKESAIINQAYMKKLGYS; encoded by the coding sequence ATGAACTCAAAAGCAAAATTAGCTTATGCAACCTGGCCCTGGGGGCTGGAGACGAAACAACAATTGATCCAGGCCGTCACGGACATGAACGCGGTCGGCTTCCGCTCCTTCGAGAGCGTGTGCCACACCGTCGCGCTGTTCAAGGATGATGTCAATGAATTCAAAGCCATCACCGAAGGCAACGGTGTGCGTGCTGTGAGCTTCTATTTCTTCCAGCTCGGGAATATCGAGGACGATGTCAGGCAGGTTCAGGAGTCCCTGGATTTCCTGGCCGCTTGCAATATCAAGCGGATGAGTATCCAGGTGACGTGGAAGAAAGATGGCGGGGCCACCGAGCCGGAGCTGAAAGGTGTGCTGGAGTATCTGGACCGGGTCGGCAAGCTCTGCAAACCCTACGGCATCCTGCCCTGTCTCCATCCCCATGCCAATACCATGGTGATGTACGAAAACGAGATCGACTATGTGATGCAGCGCGTGGATCCCGCCCTGATCTGGTTTGGACCGGACTCCGCGCACCTCACGGTTGGAAAATGCGATGCGGTGGAGATCTTCAAACGTTACGCCGACCGGATTCGCTTTGTGCATCTCAAGGACGTGAAGAAGAACAAGCAGGCTGCTGGCGACGATGGCAAGCAGGGCTTTGAAGTCTACAGCAATTTCCTGGAGCTGGGTGAAGGTGAAGTCGATATCCCCGGTTGTTTGAAAGTGCTGGAAGGGGTTGGTTACGACGGCTATCTCACCATTGAACTCGACAGCTCCCGCTTCGGAAATAAAGAGAGCGCGATCATAAATCAGGCCTATATGAAAAAACTCGGCTATTCGTAA
- a CDS encoding helix-turn-helix transcriptional regulator: MNIDMMSGLLVTLSRHGLDYCGKPPGPMPAPAHEAGHPHPFYPPQQHDIMELIFRQKGEPAIYVNGHWKEYDDDRVKIFIPGAWHTEHYSNPRKAYQLLWCTIFEQSMIFHLTAYNPGKGYSSSNKRLALNPPMIRSLWEKSIDPRLATCAVSQAEFHYLLMEALCFFINNTHLIATNTDVFHEHVIEHLKTYIEGHYWEALTLGGLAGVFHYSPKHLNALFKQNTGSPLLQHISALRMQKSKDLLASGTLLVKQAAEAVGIHDPLYFSKKFRQHFGCTPQSVIPVSGSI; encoded by the coding sequence ATGAACATTGACATGATGTCCGGTTTATTGGTGACCTTGTCGCGCCACGGTCTGGACTATTGCGGCAAGCCCCCCGGCCCAATGCCCGCACCCGCTCATGAAGCCGGACACCCCCACCCGTTTTATCCCCCCCAACAGCATGACATCATGGAATTGATCTTCCGTCAGAAAGGGGAACCGGCGATCTACGTCAATGGCCATTGGAAGGAGTACGACGACGACCGGGTCAAGATCTTCATCCCTGGCGCCTGGCATACCGAGCATTATTCCAACCCACGCAAGGCCTACCAACTTTTATGGTGCACGATTTTCGAGCAGTCCATGATCTTTCATCTGACCGCCTATAACCCGGGCAAGGGATATTCCTCATCCAACAAACGACTGGCCTTGAATCCCCCGATGATCCGGTCATTATGGGAGAAATCCATCGATCCCCGGCTGGCGACATGCGCCGTCTCTCAGGCTGAATTCCATTATCTATTAATGGAGGCGCTCTGTTTTTTCATTAACAACACGCATCTCATCGCCACCAACACCGATGTGTTTCACGAGCATGTCATCGAGCATTTGAAAACCTATATCGAGGGTCACTACTGGGAAGCGCTCACCCTGGGCGGGCTGGCGGGCGTATTCCACTATTCGCCCAAACATCTGAATGCGCTTTTCAAACAAAACACCGGCTCGCCACTACTTCAGCACATCAGTGCGTTGAGAATGCAGAAATCAAAGGACCTGCTCGCCTCCGGAACCCTGTTGGTCAAGCAGGCGGCGGAAGCCGTCGGTATCCACGACCCACTCTATTTCAGCAAGAAATTCAGGCAGCATTTCGGGTGTACACCTCAATCCGTGATTCCCGTCTCTGGATCTATTTGA
- a CDS encoding PIG-L deacetylase family protein — translation MKRVLAFGCHPDDIEFMAAGTLALLAERGYEIHLATMTGGEVGSPTLSREAIKTKRLGEAAASAKVLNGIYHYAGGCDLEVEYNSFYRKAATKIIREVNPELVFTLPPMDYMADHEQTSRLVQNAAYIASVPLYACGTASPPTAKAPYLYYWNAIGLKDAFGRPLPMNMGVDVSSVMGLKEKMLACHESQREWLAAMGWDSYLKVMQDWSCEQGRLIGCDCGECFIQHLGSGFPQDNRLADILGFLCKKV, via the coding sequence ATGAAAAGAGTTTTGGCCTTTGGCTGTCATCCAGATGATATTGAGTTCATGGCAGCCGGTACGCTTGCGCTTCTGGCGGAGCGAGGGTATGAGATTCACCTGGCCACCATGACCGGGGGGGAGGTGGGATCCCCAACGCTTTCACGTGAAGCCATCAAGACCAAGCGGCTGGGCGAGGCCGCGGCTTCCGCCAAGGTCTTGAACGGGATTTATCATTATGCCGGGGGATGCGACTTGGAGGTTGAGTACAACTCCTTTTATCGCAAGGCAGCCACGAAGATCATTCGCGAGGTTAATCCGGAGCTGGTTTTCACGTTGCCGCCCATGGACTACATGGCGGATCATGAGCAGACATCGCGACTGGTTCAAAATGCGGCTTATATCGCATCTGTTCCCCTCTATGCCTGCGGTACCGCGTCTCCACCTACGGCAAAGGCCCCTTATCTTTACTATTGGAATGCCATTGGACTCAAGGATGCATTCGGGCGTCCGCTACCGATGAACATGGGGGTTGATGTCAGTTCGGTCATGGGTTTGAAGGAAAAAATGCTGGCCTGTCACGAATCCCAGCGTGAATGGCTGGCGGCGATGGGATGGGACTCGTATTTAAAGGTTATGCAAGACTGGTCGTGCGAGCAAGGTCGCCTGATAGGTTGTGATTGCGGCGAATGTTTCATCCAGCATCTTGGCTCAGGGTTCCCCCAGGATAACCGGTTGGCGGATATTCTGGGATTTCTATGTAAAAAGGTGTGA
- a CDS encoding amidohydrolase family protein, whose translation MSHVPVLFDVNACFGKPSSGGSEFNTIQDRLNHMDRLGVSRALVWNTESTQNHALASNDVLLEGIRNTPGAKGRIFPALAVSGILLYEADGMESLARQLKVMPCRALRFASVFGRLTLMQLEPLMRRLRSVKPFIILKHDQASVPDILEFTALFPEVSLILTDSMWPQGIIVFDLMRRRKNILMDISWMHTFNAIELGVKHFGANRFVFGMGSKSHNGAAIGALARADISDAQRRLIAHGNLDRLTGLKTERVKTMPAWTANTLWPRFLEGKTLGGDVVDAHGHVGPSGGYVVEAHGERQQIAAGLKAMDAIGIRTMVASGMQALFGSPAEGNDLLETLLRPHADRISGYFAFNPLYADELVPKFDACFSGPVYKGFKTLCDYWKVPITDKRFNPMWKYANKHHLPVLSHTWDGSPFDAPALYKDLVRQYPNVSFLMGHSGGGDSGREEAVALAQKHPNVYLEWCGSFCSTICWEDTLSKVNPRQVVFGTDAMVHDFSWELGRLLSLDIPDKILVPFLGGNMRRILAMRKTRRVK comes from the coding sequence ATGAGTCATGTGCCCGTGCTGTTTGATGTCAATGCCTGCTTTGGAAAACCCTCTTCGGGTGGTTCAGAGTTTAACACGATTCAAGACCGGTTGAACCACATGGACCGGCTGGGGGTCAGCCGTGCCCTGGTCTGGAATACTGAGTCGACTCAGAACCATGCGCTCGCCAGCAACGATGTGTTGTTGGAGGGCATTCGGAATACGCCTGGAGCGAAAGGGCGTATTTTCCCGGCATTGGCGGTTTCGGGCATCCTGCTGTATGAGGCGGATGGCATGGAGTCCTTGGCACGGCAATTGAAAGTCATGCCTTGCCGGGCTCTCCGGTTTGCCAGTGTTTTCGGGCGTCTGACGCTCATGCAGCTGGAGCCCCTCATGCGGCGTCTCCGGAGTGTGAAGCCCTTCATCATCCTGAAGCACGACCAGGCCTCTGTGCCGGATATCCTTGAATTCACGGCATTGTTTCCGGAGGTGTCGCTGATCCTGACGGACTCCATGTGGCCCCAGGGAATTATTGTTTTTGACCTGATGCGCCGCCGTAAGAATATCCTGATGGATATTTCATGGATGCACACGTTTAATGCGATTGAATTGGGCGTGAAGCACTTCGGGGCGAACCGGTTTGTGTTCGGCATGGGCTCCAAGTCACACAACGGAGCGGCCATCGGCGCCTTGGCCCGGGCTGATATTTCCGACGCCCAGCGCCGCCTGATTGCCCACGGGAATCTGGACCGGTTGACGGGATTGAAGACCGAAAGGGTGAAGACCATGCCCGCCTGGACGGCCAACACCTTGTGGCCGCGGTTTCTGGAGGGCAAAACGCTGGGAGGGGATGTCGTGGATGCCCATGGCCATGTCGGGCCCTCCGGTGGATACGTCGTGGAAGCACATGGCGAACGCCAACAGATCGCGGCGGGATTAAAGGCGATGGATGCCATCGGGATCCGCACCATGGTGGCCTCCGGGATGCAGGCTCTGTTTGGATCACCGGCTGAGGGAAATGACCTTCTGGAAACCCTTTTGCGCCCGCATGCCGACCGCATCTCCGGGTATTTCGCATTCAATCCTCTCTATGCCGATGAGTTGGTCCCCAAATTTGATGCCTGTTTTTCCGGGCCGGTCTACAAGGGGTTCAAGACGCTGTGCGACTATTGGAAAGTCCCCATCACCGATAAACGGTTCAATCCCATGTGGAAATATGCGAACAAACATCACCTGCCGGTCCTTTCACATACCTGGGATGGCAGCCCGTTTGATGCGCCGGCCCTTTACAAGGATCTGGTCCGGCAGTATCCGAATGTCTCCTTTCTGATGGGGCATTCCGGTGGCGGTGACTCCGGGCGCGAAGAGGCTGTAGCGCTCGCGCAGAAGCATCCGAACGTCTATCTGGAATGGTGCGGCAGTTTTTGCTCGACGATCTGCTGGGAGGACACCTTGAGCAAGGTCAATCCGCGTCAAGTGGTGTTTGGCACCGATGCCATGGTGCATGACTTCAGTTGGGAACTGGGGCGGCTGTTATCCCTGGATATTCCCGACAAGATCCTGGTTCCCTTCCTGGGAGGGAACATGCGGCGCATACTGGCCATGCGGAAAACGCGCCGCGTCAAATAG
- a CDS encoding alpha/beta hydrolase translates to MTKRLMGGLVIAGLVAQGAAGQVISDRMALWAGHAPTGDGKFVSADAFITVYRPANPNGTSIIICPGGGYGGLVTQSEGHGIARWLNQHGIVGVVLEYRLPKGDPFVPLLDAQRAIRLVRSQGKSWDCDPKRIGIIGFSAGGHLASTAATHFDGGDPKSPDPVNRIGSRPDFAILIYPVITLGPLGHGGTRQNLLGQNPGAEMVELFSNEKQVTDRTPPTFLAHAKDDRVVPSENSRLFYEALQVHHVAGKFLELPQGGHGLNGYKGPMWDAWQTQSLEWLMAL, encoded by the coding sequence ATGACTAAAAGGCTTATGGGCGGGTTGGTGATCGCGGGGCTCGTGGCGCAGGGGGCAGCGGGGCAAGTCATCAGCGACAGGATGGCTCTTTGGGCAGGACACGCGCCCACAGGGGATGGAAAGTTTGTATCCGCCGATGCGTTTATTACCGTTTACCGGCCTGCCAACCCGAACGGGACGTCGATCATTATCTGTCCCGGAGGCGGGTATGGTGGCCTGGTTACCCAGTCTGAAGGACACGGCATTGCCAGATGGCTGAATCAGCACGGTATCGTGGGCGTAGTGTTGGAGTATCGGCTTCCGAAGGGGGATCCATTCGTCCCCCTTCTGGACGCGCAACGCGCCATACGTCTGGTCCGATCCCAGGGGAAAAGTTGGGATTGCGATCCCAAGCGGATCGGAATCATCGGGTTTTCAGCAGGCGGTCACCTGGCATCCACTGCGGCGACCCACTTCGATGGGGGCGACCCGAAGTCGCCCGACCCGGTTAACCGGATCGGATCCCGCCCCGATTTCGCGATCCTGATTTACCCGGTGATCACGCTGGGGCCGCTGGGTCATGGGGGAACGAGACAAAATCTGCTTGGACAAAACCCGGGAGCGGAGATGGTGGAGTTATTCTCTAATGAGAAGCAGGTGACCGACCGGACGCCCCCCACGTTTCTGGCCCATGCCAAAGACGATCGAGTAGTTCCTTCAGAAAATAGCCGGTTGTTTTATGAGGCCCTGCAAGTTCACCATGTGGCGGGGAAATTCCTCGAATTGCCACAGGGCGGGCACGGGCTGAACGGTTACAAGGGGCCCATGTGGGACGCCTGGCAAACCCAGTCACTGGAATGGTTGATGGCGCTTTAA
- a CDS encoding DegT/DnrJ/EryC1/StrS family aminotransferase, protein MYRSGQEEIDEVTKVLLSKQWFRVGDVKSGHLQEVQQFEQEWAAKMGASYALLMSGGGTAGLVCALAGLGIGPGDEVIVPAYTWLATATSVLTVGAIPVLVEVDETLGLDPVELDRKIGPHTKAVIPVHMSGRPANLEAILAVAKKHGIKVVEDCCQMDGGSYKGRRVGTWGDAGVYSLNQFKIISAGGEGGCLVTDDRAVYERAIIYHDSGCVFRPNAGALQEPIFVAQQYRANEVMGAIARVQMGRLDGIIADLRRNRKTLAGSVAGMSKVAVAPSNDQDGDCGVMLTLQFKEESTARAFATAPGVGGVVLIDHGKHVYTNWEPLREKRSFHHPDMNPFFFPKNQGLRADYSDTACPRTLEVLRRTVYVPVDPDWTGEQVNVKCDALKAAATAL, encoded by the coding sequence ATGTATCGTTCAGGTCAGGAAGAAATTGATGAGGTTACCAAAGTCCTTTTGTCCAAGCAGTGGTTCCGGGTCGGGGATGTGAAGTCCGGGCACTTGCAGGAAGTTCAGCAATTTGAGCAGGAGTGGGCCGCGAAAATGGGGGCCAGTTATGCCCTCCTGATGAGTGGCGGTGGGACGGCGGGGTTGGTATGCGCTTTAGCTGGCCTGGGCATCGGGCCGGGTGACGAGGTGATTGTGCCGGCTTACACCTGGCTGGCGACCGCGACGTCGGTGTTGACGGTGGGAGCGATTCCGGTTCTGGTCGAGGTGGATGAGACCCTGGGCCTGGATCCGGTTGAACTGGACCGCAAGATCGGTCCCCACACCAAAGCGGTGATTCCTGTGCACATGAGTGGGCGGCCTGCCAATCTGGAAGCCATTCTGGCGGTTGCGAAAAAGCATGGCATCAAGGTGGTGGAGGATTGCTGTCAGATGGATGGCGGCTCTTATAAGGGGCGTCGCGTGGGGACTTGGGGCGATGCGGGCGTCTACAGTTTGAATCAGTTCAAAATCATATCGGCGGGTGGTGAAGGGGGTTGCCTGGTGACCGATGACCGGGCGGTCTACGAGCGGGCCATTATTTATCATGATTCCGGCTGCGTTTTCCGTCCGAATGCCGGTGCGTTGCAGGAGCCGATCTTTGTGGCGCAGCAATACCGGGCCAATGAGGTGATGGGCGCCATTGCCCGTGTGCAGATGGGGCGCCTGGATGGGATCATTGCGGATTTGCGCCGGAACCGCAAAACCCTCGCCGGTTCTGTGGCGGGCATGAGTAAAGTAGCCGTGGCGCCGAGCAACGACCAGGATGGGGATTGCGGGGTCATGCTGACCTTGCAGTTCAAGGAGGAATCAACCGCCCGGGCGTTTGCCACGGCACCGGGGGTGGGAGGCGTGGTGCTCATTGATCACGGCAAACATGTCTATACGAACTGGGAACCTTTACGCGAAAAACGCAGTTTCCACCACCCGGATATGAATCCGTTCTTCTTCCCCAAAAACCAGGGACTGCGGGCGGATTACAGCGATACGGCCTGTCCGCGCACATTGGAGGTTCTCCGGAGGACGGTCTATGTTCCCGTCGATCCGGATTGGACTGGCGAACAGGTTAATGTAAAGTGTGACGCCTTGAAAGCGGCGGCAACCGCTCTCTAA
- a CDS encoding alpha-glucosidase/alpha-galactosidase yields the protein MPKITFMGAGSTVFVRNIIGDSLLTPALCESEVALYDIDPTRLKESLSILQTLNENVNQGRATLKGYLGPKNRMAALKGANYVVNAIQVGGYKPSTVVDFEIPKKYGLRQTIADTLGIGGIFRALRTIPVMMDFARDMEQGCPSALLLNYSNPMAMLTPAVLRGSKIQAVGLCHSVQGCAADLLYKLGMSADVKHLRWKVSGINHMAWLLEIKDGEKDLYPEIKRRAAAALARIHKTKGGPKAIRAQAEAKAKKLGKTFNELPGDHRVAGDMVRLTMMLNFGYYITESSEHNAEYTPYWIKAGRPDLIEKFEIPLDEYPRRCIGQIAGWKQRSKEMVGNKTLTHTRGHEYGSYIMEAVETDRPFRIHGNVMNTGLITNLPAKACVEVPCMIDRNGINPCYVGDLPEACAALNRTNINVQILAVEAALERNRDKVYQAAFMDPHTSGELALDQIRALCDDLIKAHGNYLPSYK from the coding sequence ATGCCGAAAATTACGTTTATGGGTGCCGGGAGTACCGTATTTGTCAGAAATATTATTGGGGACAGCCTGTTGACCCCGGCGCTATGCGAGTCTGAAGTCGCGCTGTATGACATCGATCCCACACGCCTGAAGGAGTCACTTTCGATCCTGCAGACACTCAATGAAAACGTCAACCAGGGGCGTGCCACGCTCAAGGGGTATCTGGGCCCTAAGAACCGTATGGCTGCCCTCAAGGGCGCCAATTATGTGGTGAACGCGATCCAGGTGGGCGGCTACAAGCCCTCTACCGTGGTGGACTTCGAGATCCCGAAGAAGTACGGCCTGCGTCAGACGATCGCCGATACGCTCGGCATTGGGGGGATCTTCCGCGCCCTGCGCACCATTCCCGTGATGATGGATTTTGCCCGGGACATGGAACAGGGCTGTCCCTCTGCCTTGCTGCTTAACTACTCCAATCCGATGGCGATGCTGACCCCCGCCGTCCTTCGCGGCTCCAAGATTCAGGCTGTCGGGCTCTGCCACTCTGTACAGGGATGTGCCGCAGACCTGCTGTATAAGCTCGGGATGAGCGCCGACGTCAAGCATCTCCGTTGGAAGGTCTCAGGGATCAATCACATGGCATGGTTGCTTGAGATCAAGGATGGTGAGAAGGATCTCTATCCTGAAATCAAGCGTCGCGCCGCTGCCGCATTGGCGCGCATCCATAAAACCAAGGGCGGCCCCAAGGCCATCCGGGCCCAGGCGGAAGCCAAGGCGAAGAAGCTGGGCAAAACGTTCAATGAACTCCCTGGCGATCATCGTGTGGCGGGTGACATGGTGCGTCTCACCATGATGCTCAACTTCGGTTACTACATCACGGAGTCTTCGGAACATAATGCCGAATACACGCCATACTGGATCAAGGCAGGTCGTCCGGATCTGATCGAAAAATTCGAAATTCCGCTGGACGAATATCCCCGCCGGTGCATTGGCCAGATCGCAGGGTGGAAGCAGCGGAGCAAGGAGATGGTCGGGAACAAGACGCTGACGCATACGCGTGGCCACGAGTACGGCTCCTATATCATGGAGGCGGTTGAGACGGATCGTCCGTTCCGTATCCACGGCAACGTGATGAACACGGGGTTGATCACCAATCTTCCCGCCAAGGCCTGCGTGGAAGTGCCCTGCATGATCGACCGCAACGGGATCAATCCCTGTTATGTCGGGGACCTGCCCGAAGCCTGTGCTGCCTTGAACCGCACGAATATCAACGTGCAGATTCTCGCGGTTGAAGCGGCGCTTGAGCGGAACCGTGACAAGGTCTACCAGGCGGCTTTCATGGATCCACACACCTCGGGCGAACTGGCCCTTGACCAGATCCGGGCCCTTTGCGATGACCTCATCAAGGCGCACGGGAACTACCTGCCGTCTTACAAATAG
- a CDS encoding SGNH/GDSL hydrolase family protein, translating to MNIAKYDKNMEVKEADADGLVWYRPYEKPFKLAGFNWSEQDHVYRRFPVKPPFPLSEAVEELSWCTAGGQVKFRTDSGKIVVKATLRDGGGMDHMPQTGMSGFDLYTGAPGKESFLSVTRFASGATELKCELLGCEPRRRRDFTLNFPLYKGVNELQIGLQAGATIVAPAAYRSEKPILVYGTSITQGGCASRPGACYTNILSRRLNQPFINLGFSGSGKGEPEVARTIALIKNPALWVLDYEANCVNYERFEKTLPEFISILRAAHKKTPILVISKNRFAQEILNGAQGREQCKTMQRKLVARLQKAGDRYIYFLDGSNLLGKDYWECSVDGVHPTDLGFFRMANGIERAIKRILKNRTGTT from the coding sequence ATGAACATTGCCAAATATGACAAGAATATGGAAGTCAAAGAGGCTGATGCGGACGGCTTGGTCTGGTATCGGCCTTATGAAAAACCCTTCAAACTAGCTGGCTTCAACTGGTCTGAACAGGACCATGTCTATCGTCGCTTTCCTGTAAAACCGCCGTTCCCGTTATCAGAAGCTGTGGAGGAACTTTCCTGGTGTACGGCGGGAGGGCAGGTCAAGTTCCGCACCGATAGCGGGAAGATTGTGGTGAAAGCAACTTTGCGCGATGGCGGCGGGATGGATCATATGCCGCAGACCGGCATGAGTGGCTTTGATCTTTACACGGGCGCGCCGGGAAAGGAATCCTTTCTCTCTGTGACCCGGTTCGCCTCTGGCGCGACGGAACTAAAGTGCGAACTTCTCGGGTGTGAGCCGCGACGGCGGCGCGATTTCACCCTTAACTTCCCGCTGTATAAAGGGGTTAATGAGTTGCAAATCGGACTCCAAGCCGGTGCCACGATTGTAGCCCCTGCGGCGTATCGGAGTGAGAAGCCCATTTTGGTTTACGGGACTTCCATTACACAGGGTGGCTGTGCCTCAAGGCCGGGCGCCTGCTATACCAACATCCTGAGCCGACGCTTGAACCAGCCCTTCATCAATCTGGGCTTTTCCGGTAGCGGCAAGGGGGAGCCGGAAGTGGCCCGAACAATCGCGTTGATCAAGAATCCGGCGCTGTGGGTGTTGGACTACGAGGCGAATTGTGTCAATTACGAGAGGTTCGAAAAGACACTGCCTGAATTCATCTCGATTCTCCGTGCCGCGCACAAGAAAACACCCATTCTGGTCATCTCCAAGAACCGGTTCGCGCAGGAGATCCTTAATGGCGCGCAGGGCCGTGAACAATGCAAAACCATGCAACGGAAGCTGGTCGCCAGGCTTCAGAAGGCGGGAGATCGGTACATTTACTTTTTGGATGGGTCGAACTTGCTCGGTAAGGACTATTGGGAATGTTCCGTTGATGGGGTCCATCCAACCGATTTGGGGTTCTTCAGGATGGCTAATGGCATCGAACGGGCAATCAAGAGAATACTTAAGAATAGGACGGGAACGACATGA